The DNA region TGATCTTCGCAGTGCAACTCCTATAAAGGATTGAGAGGTATGAGTATTAGTGTATTACATGCACGTGTATTACAGATTGTTATAGTGTAAGATGCTTAATTTCCCACTTACCAAATGGAGTTTGTCGTCCTCGATCCAGTGTGCCCAACCTCTGTTCTTCTTCTCGCCCTTTTGAATGCACACCACCTTGTTCCCCTCCCATGTCACCAGAGACTAGACAAACAGATTTAGGTTTAATTTCAAACAGTGGATTAAGTGCATTCTCCATATCACCTTTTCAGCAAATATTAGTATTCAAACTGCCTGAAGGACTGTCAGTGCTCTTGTGTAGTAAGACCCTCACTTTTCTACTATGAAATATGTTCTAttgattgtcatgaaaataatgtaacattttattttacagtgtccttgttacatgtacttactatagtaataacagtaatgtaTGTGTTGCAATATAATGACAAAACTCTGTAATACCTTGCAGTGTCTGTCATCCAGCCCCTTGGTGAACTCTTCGAACTCCTCATTGACTCTGAAGGAGAAAGTGTAGTTTCTGAAGGTGCTGAGAGTCTTGACAACGTATTGATCCCCCACCTGCTCGATCACTTTACGATGTTTTAACTTCAGGGCAATCTTGCGGGTGTACAGACTGGTCCCTGCGAGAAGAGAGTTTAGGATCTATTATTGCTGACATACAATAAAACAGAGCAACAGAATTATGAGCAATGATTAATTTCACAGGACAAAAAAATGCACTCTTACCTAAAGCAATCATGTATCGCTCAAAGTTGACATTGCTCACCATGTCCCAAGTACCACAAAGACTTACAGGCATTTTGTTAATCGTCTACAAATTATTCCAGTAGAAAACAAGGTGCAAGGTGTGCCAGACAGAAGGATTCTCTGCTCTTATATGTGTTGTTAGCTGAGTGGGCGGTGCTTAGTAATCCACGTATTCTAATATGCACGTCGTCAACTCTTTAAAGGTCATACCTTACGTAAAGTAAAACGTGTCTGgcaagtgtttgtgtggaaaTAGTTTGACAAAACACACCCGTAAACACAATAGCACCTGTTCAGACGCTAAGTTAGTCATATAAAATGCAACGCTTGATAAAATAAGCGGTATATTACAAAATCCTACAAGATATTCACACTCATTTTACTTTCGTTAACTTTGTTTGCATGCCttacatttttttgttcttcCTTGTAACTTGAGCAAAGGTTTCTTgccagcaaaaataaaaaaagttccaTTACTGTCAAGTGATCCCACATacgacatcatcatcatcatcatcacatgagcgccacaaagaaaaacaatcacGCACGTGAAATTACTGTGAATTTCTCAAAAGATGATTAGAGACCGAAACTTACTATTTTGAGCATGTGAGGATGAATAGGTGTCACTACAATTGAATTAAGTGGCATTATAGCCTATGGATAAAATAAATCTGCTTAAAATGTAGGCTGTTGTGGATCATCTGTTTAAGCTTAAGACATCTTTTTTCAATCACATGACTGATTAATCAAATCGGATCACAATAAACAAAACTACAAGGTGTCAAATGTGACTTGGAAGTGCATATTACACCTGctaagatgtttttattatatgcaaatgtcatCAACCAAAGTGACACAATCACTAAAAGACCCGTTCATTTTAtcaatcaatgaaaaataaatctttcggTCATATGAGTTTTGTGAGTCAGGGAATCTATGTCCTCTATGTAATATCCTTTTCATGTTTAGTATTTCTAAATTTTACCAGGTCACGAGGACATGCCTGAGAGAGAATATAGATCACAATGGATATGTTTAAGTGTGAACTTAACAGGAAACAAATTGTTTCACTATATGCAAGGCAGAAAGAAAGGTTATGTCCTAATCATGTTATTCCTGGGAATTCCCACTTTTATTTAGTCTATGCGTGCTAAACCAAAAGGCCTCATATATTAGCACTGATCTAACAGGTCTTCAGATTAAGATCATGTTTTGTAACTATGAAAAAGCTTGTAAGACCGTCACTGTCAAACTGCTGTTCTCAACATGCCAAGATGTCAGCACTAAAACACAcagatatgtaaaaatatatatgtttaaatgctCAGAGCAAATTGTCTCACTTGTCAAATAAATGTCACTGAGCAAAAATCATAGCTTGAATTCTAGAGCAACCTTCACAATGACCCTTAACACCAGTTATATAAGCATTTGGTTTAAAAGATTACagatatgtattaaaataaaaaaagagaggttACACTTTACTTTAAAGGACATGTAAGTaccgagtaatattaattaaatacatgtacttactatatgtttagggttaggattagggttacttgcatgtaattatgcataatttattgttattataatcgTAAGGACATGTAACGTgtaaaaaggacaccttaaaataaagcgttaccAAAAGAGAAAAGGATGATTGtaaacagatttttcatttattagcACCCAAAAATGGAAGAACATTTATTGGAGGCAAACAGTGAGCTTGAAACTCAGAAATAATTGATAAAAATTCCTCTTCTAAAAGTGATTTTCTATGTTTGGCAGTGAACTATAATAAAAGTAATTCTACGAATGCATCAATcttcattcaaatcaaatcaaaaaatattttacaaaatgtatcatattatttCTCATACTGAATCATTCATGATACAATGTAAAGCAATCACTCACAACCAAATGAGTTCAAGGAAGCAAAATGAACAATGGATCAAGTGTCATTCAAGTTCTACAAGAACAAGAAACTAGCTCAAAAGCAGCAGAACATCAGTCTAGTTGGCGCTGGTGTATCTCTGAAAAGGGGCGAGGATAGCATTATCATTCTTCTGCTCGCTCTCAACGCTATACAGACTGTGTTCCTGAATGTAGCGCACCACAGGGTCAGGCAGCAGGTAGCGGACACTCTGTCCTCTGCGTAGGGCACGGCGAACATGGGTGGCTGAGATCTCATTGGTCACCCATTCCCGAACCATATGGATGTTCTTACGGTGTTTGTATAGCACATCAGACTGATTGATAAACTTCTCAGGGTCACTGCCACATCTGGTGATGCACGCCACACCGTAGCGACCCACAATCTCCTCAATGTCCTCCGGCTTCCAAAGGTTGGGGACACCAAATGACTCCAGCACATCAGCACCACACAGGAGGTTCAGGCGAGGGGGGTCTAAAATACAGATTTATGACAATGATACACATCATATTAGTGATACTGACTGCTTTAATCATGGACCTTTGTATGAAAGTCATGAAATCactaaagcatcatgtgacactggagcatCAAAGAGatgaattaatgttaaaaatcagTGCTTACTGCAAAATCCAGTAGGGAACACAGTAGGGTATATTATCAAAAAGCATTTCTCCTTTTTCTCTTCATTAGTTGCTTCAATTCTCACTTGTTACACCTATAGATTTGCTTCGAAGTGTTCCACTTGCAGAGGAATGCTGTCAGACAGTGCCGAGAGATGCAGACTGTGCTGAACTGTGTAAATATTAGTCGCTGTACATTGTTTCTCTGCTGTCGCGAGGGCACAACAGCTGTTAATTTTATTGACTGTTGTAAGGTATTGTGACATTATAAGGTAAACACCCTTTTAGCCGCCCTGAGCAGTAGGCACATTTATCCTATGAAGGATTATTCTATCATACCCTCTTTTGTGTTAATATAAGAAGAGCTCTGGCAGATGATTGTATTTTGCTCCAGCTTTCTCCTTTTCCCACACTTCACTGTATCCACATCATCGTTGTTGTTCTCGCTGGAAATAAGTTCTGCATGGTGCCTAGTGAAGATCAGAATGATCTGATTAGATGTAAATTTGGCATAAAACCTGACGTAGTAGCACATCAAATATGACGTCCAGCCACACAAAATCAGATGTGAACTCGTTCAAGAATAGAAAACACTGCAATACTTGCAAAAcaaaatgggtgtgtcagatttATCTTTCACTTTACTCAAAATGAAACGTTCACTGTAATCACGTGATCTTAAGATGTTCCCACCGAACTACTTTGGCTGTCTCCACCCACTCCAGCTGCTGGCTCTCCCAGTCATCCACTGTGATCCAATCAGAGTTCAGCGTGGCTAGTCTAGCCATCTCTAACCGATGACTGGCTTCAATCAGACCtttctttttgttggttttttcaaATTGGGGGGTTTTtgcttttaacaatttttttcttcCTAAGTCCACAAAAAAAGTTACGTATGTTAAATATGCATGTTTGATAACACAACAAGGCACAGTCCAccccaaaaataacattttgtcatcatgcttatgtcatgttgttccaaaattgtataaatttctttcttctgttgaacacaaaagaagatttcgCAAAGAATGTTGATTAACATCAATAGAATTGTTTTCCATATTATGGAGGTTAACTGTTTGGTTGTTCTTTTGCGCTCAACAGGagaaaaactcatacaggtttggaacaacattttcatttttgtggtgaACTAGGCCGATACctttaacacattattaatataaatcataCCAGTGTCTTCGAGGTGATCCCGAGCCAGTTCGAACATACGCAGGTGCATGTTTGTGATGGGGTTGAAGGACCCACATGCCAGCAGCACCACTTTGGTTTTCTCTTGTGATGACATTGATCATATAAAAAATGCTGTCTGCTGAAAAAAAGACatcaagataaaaatatatagacaacatattttatataaaacacacatatatacaaattaataataataataataaaggtttgtTTCTGGCGGTATTGTTGttgcaattaaatataaacttatattaaatataaacttatatataaattaaactgaTATCACAACTAAATCTCGTTTCTTGTCTCATAAGTGTAAGTAGCAAGATGTAGCATAATTAATACTATAGTTCACGAGGAAACAGTGTAATAACTATTCTTAAAATTCAAACGGGTTTAGGAAtgatattatatacaataaaacgCCATTTCAcatatatatgcaataatatgTAATGAAAGCAGAACTAACGTTAAACGTGTTTACTTCTTACCAAATCAACAAACTTGTCTCGTGCTTCCTATTTATCTGACAGCAGAGTGTTTCAGTAAAACTTCACCGACTGCATTAAACCAACAGATGCAGCGAAATATTGCTCAAGGGTAGACAAACTGCAAGACCAACTAAATGTGAAGGTCTTAACATATTCCTTTCCTATTTTTAGCCTTGTCCTGATATCAGTGCTGTGAAACAAATACTGAACGCGAGTGTGACCATGCGCAATTCATACGCGTTCAGAGTGTGTTCATGATAATCAACTCTGCGCAGTTTACGCAGAAGAGCCATTGGATTTCTATTGAAGATAAACAGTGCTAGCAAACCACGCCTTAGCAACTGGATTTAGGAGCTTAAATCTTATTGTAATTTTGTCTTTATCAGTTGGACGTTTTTGGAGGTAAAAGAACGGGTGAGAGTTACTACTTGATTCACGTAAAACCACGTCGTTTAGGACTCTACAGTtcgtacatttgtttgttttcatatatttcagaGCAAGCTAAGCTAACTGCGCAGTGAGAGAGAATAAAGCAGGGTGACAAAAGAATGTGATACCAGATCTGTCATgattaaataacagtatttaccTTGATACAGTCAACAATACATACTAATTCTGATCAGTTCAGTTCCCTGTGTGGATATCGGAGCACATCAGCTGTGACATTCACATATGTAGCAACAGTAAGAAATGTCATGTTTCTTATGAAAAGATATGATTTGTGCCTGTTATTTATTTCAGTAGATAAAGAATGGCTTCTAGAGGGGCATCAGAAACAAGCAAACTGAGACAAAACATGGAAGAACAGCTGGACCGGTTAATGCAGCAGCTTCAGGATTTAGAGGAGTGCAGGTAATGGCATCCCAGCAGTTCTCTGTAACACATCTCCACATTCagttacataaacattttttttatatatttttttttctattgcagAGAAGAACTTGAAGAGGAGGAATATGAAGAAACCAAAAAAGAGACACTAGAACAGTTGAGCGAGTTCAATGAGTCATTAAAGAAATTGATGTCTGGGAATATGACACTAGTTGATGAACTGGGGGGAATGCAGCTGGTAAGAATgtagattttattgtatttaagttCATATGTGACCCcacaccacaaaaccagtcataagggtctttttttttttttattcagattttacatcatctgaaagctgaatacataAGATTTGcattgaaagtgaagtgacatacggccaagtatggtgacccatactcagaattcgtgctctgcatttaacccatccaaagtacacacacacagcagtgaacacacacacacaccgtgaacacacacctggagcagtgggcagccttttATGCtgcggagcagttgggggttcggtgctttgctcaagggcacctcagtcgtggtattaccggcccgagacttgaacccacaaccttagggttaggagtcaaacactctaaccattaggccacaacttccccaaaatAGTACAGATTGTtagtataggacaatatttggcagagatacaactatttgaaaatctggaatctgagggagcaaaaaaatcaaaatattgagaaaatcacctttaaagtccTTAGCTTATTAATGCATGTTaccaatcaaaaatgaagttttgataaatttcctactgtaaaaatacaaaatatcttcatggaacatgatctttagttaatatcctaatgatttttggcataaaagaaaaatcttttattttgacccttacaatgtattgttggctattgctacagatatacccgtgctgcttatgactggttttgtgctccagggtcacatatatatgtgtgcgtgtacAGAATTTAAAggaatcattctttttttctgtaaaaagaCGTTTAGACTGATGTCTACTGATATAATTAACTATGCATGCTGAGAGATCATTTATGACTGCAAATATTTCTCAGGCGATCCAAGCTGCCATCAGTCAGGCATTCAAGACGCCAGAAGTCATTCGGCTGTTTGCTAAAAAGCAGCCAGGGCAATTGAGGACAAGACTGGCTGAGGTGACAAGCACAtgttaacattttcaaatatgcaaatatatatgcaAAGACTTAAATATGTTGATATGATACTGTATGAATTCAGATGGACCGTGATGTGATGGTTGGAAAGCTCCCTCGAGATGTGTACACTCAGCAGAAAGTGGAGATCCTCACGGCTCTCAGAAAACTTGGCGAGAAGGTGAGAGGGCTATTACTGACACAGATACTCTCACATCTATTTCAAGACTCACATGTTAAACCATTTCTGATATCTGTAAATTGTTTGAATGCACAGCTGACAACAGAGGATGAAGCGTTTCTTGCTGCAAATGCTAGTGCCACTCTGAGCCACTTTGAGAAGGTGACTGCGAGCCTGGGTAAGATGCAAAGCAGCTAATTATGACTATTGAAGCATATTTTGCTTAATAAATACctctttaataatcaaatatatcTGACCTTTTTAGGATCTGAAGATAAGATAATGGCATTGGCCAGTTCTGGAGTTGGGAAGACCCCGACATAAAGGTTTACTAGGATTGACATTTATTGTGAGTGTGGCCTAAATGCTCTCCgtgcattttacagtatttacagtcattttttttttaaacaatggttgCAATCTGTACATTTAGGAACAGAACTTTCAGATGACATCATGTGGTCACTCAACCTAAAGTATGTACATTAGGATTCATTAGACagttatttgtattgtatacttcctatacattttatgtttgatTGTACATTTTGATTCGGGTACAGTGGAAGAAAATTCTTTACTTTTTCAGTGAAATGTCTCAAACATTTACAAAAGCTCATTTTATAATAGTTCTTATTTTCTGAATACAGAGAGGTAAGATCCTGATTCTTTTTTAACCCTCTggttgtaatgtaatttattaaccTTATCATCAAGCTGTTGCCAATAAGCCTTTTGGTACTAGTATTTGATAGTAAAATAGACTTTAATTACTATGCATTTTAATTTGGTTTGTCATAACTTTTTTTAACCAGTGTGATATTTGTAAAtactttgtatttgaatatatttggtgATCAACATCTTAAAAGTTGTCAGTGTTTTGTCTTTTCTCTcttctcaacatttttttttgtgatgcatttGGTTGGAAAAGATCAAAAACGGGTTTAATCTCTGCAAATTCAATTACAGACTGGATTGTGATCTTTGGAAAATCATTATATGTAAATGCTTATAAACCTTATAAACATTTCCAAATTCCACACTATCATTCTAATCATTTTAGTACGATATTAGCCGCTTCTATAGACGTTTTATAGATATGAATTAGATATgagtatttttcagttttcaagcACAAGGTGGCACTATAGTCCTGGCAGCATTACTGTGGTCTGTAATTCACCTTCATCATAGAGGCCTCATTAATGATGAAATACATGAGGAAAGATCAAGGTGAATGATCAATTTTTTggatatagaaatattttttatcctTTAA from Cyprinus carpio isolate SPL01 chromosome B23, ASM1834038v1, whole genome shotgun sequence includes:
- the LOC122134065 gene encoding retinoid-binding protein 7-like, whose amino-acid sequence is MPVSLCGTWDMVSNVNFERYMIALGTSLYTRKIALKLKHRKVIEQVGDQYVVKTLSTFRNYTFSFRVNEEFEEFTKGLDDRHCKSLVTWEGNKVVCIQKGEKKNRGWAHWIEDDKLHLELHCEDQVCKQVFKRVV
- the nmnat1 gene encoding nicotinamide/nicotinic acid mononucleotide adenylyltransferase 1, which gives rise to MSSQEKTKVVLLACGSFNPITNMHLRMFELARDHLEDTGRKKLLKAKTPQFEKTNKKKGLIEASHRLEMARLATLNSDWITVDDWESQQLEWVETAKVVRHHAELISSENNNDDVDTVKCGKRRKLEQNTIICQSSSYINTKEDPPRLNLLCGADVLESFGVPNLWKPEDIEEIVGRYGVACITRCGSDPEKFINQSDVLYKHRKNIHMVREWVTNEISATHVRRALRRGQSVRYLLPDPVVRYIQEHSLYSVESEQKNDNAILAPFQRYTSAN
- the lzic gene encoding protein LZIC, with amino-acid sequence MASRGASETSKLRQNMEEQLDRLMQQLQDLEECREELEEEEYEETKKETLEQLSEFNESLKKLMSGNMTLVDELGGMQLAIQAAISQAFKTPEVIRLFAKKQPGQLRTRLAEMDRDVMVGKLPRDVYTQQKVEILTALRKLGEKLTTEDEAFLAANASATLSHFEKVTASLGSEDKIMALASSGVGKTPT